The Bombus vancouverensis nearcticus chromosome 9, iyBomVanc1_principal, whole genome shotgun sequence genome includes a window with the following:
- the LOC117163539 gene encoding cell adhesion molecule 3, with translation MRTLLIILSTFLEIQLYFIGSRAEQQQSLRVSNELVSLNSSEDKSEDVVEGPIREVLAQSGSTANLPCKITEPGAGTITWMKRKNRRLLTVGTSTHSVDKRFVVMHSSTDWLLQIRAVTLQDEGIYECQVTSHPVQRNFVLLKITEAYSIIPGAPDLHVKQGSSLRLECQLKAAAESPLYVFWYRQGHMINYDEEPGVKVELTKNGSILMVNKTKPSHGGNYTCSPSNAKSAYVMVHVIEEEEKPAAMHGGDRRNLSPAILASNFLVSLLAAVSWRIPSFTSLYPT, from the exons ATGAGAACGCTTCTGATCATACTGAGCACTTTCTTGGAAATACAACTTTATTTCATTG GGAGCCGGGCGGAGCAGCAACAATCGTTAAGGGTCAGCAACGAATTGGTGTCATTAAACAGCTCCGAGGATAAAAGCGAAGATGTCGTCGAAGGTCCCATCAGGGAAGTTCTTGCACAAAGCGGAAGCACCGCGAATTTGCCCTGCAAAATTACCGAACCTGGCGCTGGAACC ATTACATGGATGAAGCGTAAAAACAGACGGTTGTTGACTGTTGGCACAAGTACCCACTCAGTCGACAAACGATTTGTCGTGATGCATTCGAGTACTGATTGGCTACTTCAAATACGAGCAGTTACTCTCCAGGACGAGGGTATATACGAATGTCAG GTTACGTCGCATCCAGTGCAACGGAATTTCGTGCTCTTGAAGATCACAGAAGCGTACTCGATCATACCAGGGGCGCCTGATTTACACGTGAAGCAAGGTTCCAGTCTTCGGTTGGAGTGTCAACTGAAAGCAGCTGCGGAATCGCCCCTCTACGTCTTCTGGTATCGTCAGGGACATATGATCAACTACGACGAGGAGCCAGGCGTGAAAGTTGAACTGACCAAGAACGGATCGATTCTAATGGTCAACAAAACGAAACCGTCGCACGGCGGTAATTATACGTGTTCACCGAGCAATGCTAAATCGGCTTACGTGATGGTTCACGTGATCGAAG AGGAAGAGAAACCGGCGGCAATGCACGGAGGAGACAGAAGGAACCTTAGTCCAGCAATTTTAGCGAGTAACTTTCTGGTGTCCCTCTTGGCGGCCGTCAGCTGGAGGATACCGAGTTTCACCAGCCTTTACCCGACATGA